A part of Thalassoglobus sp. JC818 genomic DNA contains:
- a CDS encoding MoxR family ATPase, with product MNSRLTLAEADSFQFIDDGFQMPAEQPDSATFDSLVSLRESMSELRDELRQVVVGQSEVIDQILLSILCGGHSLLVGVPGLAKTLVVKALAETLGLTFNRVQFTPDLMPADITGTEVLQEDRETGHREFRFIEGPIFAQVVLADEINRTPPKTQAALLEAMQERQVTAGGHKHLLPSPFFVLATQNPIEQEGTYPLPEAQLDRFMMEIRVDYPSENEELEIVRQQSRRKAVHLKQVLSTEDLLRFAETVDAMPIADHDVRYAIALVRASRPSNAEAVSATQNYIQWGAGPRGSECLVAAAKGHAAIHGQSFASYENIQAVFRPVMRHRIVLSYNAEADGVSIDDVLAQLIEQVPPPTQGPVQKVFQKYLSKSER from the coding sequence GTGAACAGTAGATTGACTCTCGCTGAAGCCGATTCGTTTCAATTCATCGACGATGGATTTCAAATGCCTGCAGAACAGCCCGATTCAGCGACTTTCGATTCTTTGGTGTCGCTGCGCGAGTCAATGAGTGAACTTCGGGACGAACTGCGGCAGGTTGTCGTTGGGCAAAGTGAGGTCATCGACCAGATTCTGCTCTCGATTCTATGCGGGGGGCACTCGCTTCTCGTCGGCGTCCCCGGGCTGGCGAAAACGCTCGTTGTGAAAGCGTTAGCCGAGACACTCGGGCTGACTTTTAATCGCGTTCAATTCACCCCCGACTTAATGCCAGCTGATATCACCGGGACTGAAGTTCTTCAAGAAGATCGGGAAACCGGACACCGCGAATTTCGATTCATCGAAGGACCGATTTTCGCCCAAGTCGTCCTCGCCGACGAGATCAATCGAACTCCTCCGAAAACACAAGCCGCTCTACTCGAAGCAATGCAGGAGCGGCAGGTCACAGCGGGGGGACACAAACATCTTCTTCCCTCGCCGTTTTTTGTGCTGGCGACACAGAACCCAATCGAACAGGAAGGGACTTATCCACTTCCCGAGGCTCAACTCGATCGATTCATGATGGAGATTCGAGTCGACTATCCCAGCGAGAACGAGGAGCTGGAAATCGTTCGTCAGCAGTCGCGACGAAAGGCCGTCCATCTCAAGCAGGTGCTCTCGACTGAAGATCTTCTAAGGTTCGCCGAGACAGTCGATGCGATGCCGATCGCCGATCACGACGTCCGCTATGCGATCGCACTCGTCCGTGCTTCGCGACCATCAAACGCAGAAGCTGTCTCCGCCACGCAAAACTACATTCAATGGGGAGCAGGTCCCAGAGGTTCGGAGTGTCTCGTAGCAGCAGCCAAAGGGCACGCTGCGATTCACGGTCAGAGTTTTGCTTCGTATGAGAATATTCAAGCAGTCTTCAGGCCGGTTATGCGGCACCGAATCGTCCTCAGCTACAACGCCGAAGCAGATGGAGTCAGCATCGACGACGTTCTGGCCCAACTGATCGAACAAGTTCCGCCACCGACGCAGGGGCCGGTTCAGAAAGTCTTTCAAAAATATCTCTCGAAATCAGAACGCTGA
- a CDS encoding DUF58 domain-containing protein, giving the protein MEQRRITPETLSGIESLKLRTKIVVEGLLSGSHRGQDRGFSVDFAEHRDYSPGDDVRFLDWKLSGRRDRYYVRQFEDENQLAVSIVIDNSGSMTYCSQSSEMSKLEYAITLAAALMWVTSEQRDVSRLMTFDGEQHLGSIFGRAGLQRGFDALEDILESATGSSDQNSEDDENWIGLGKAVERISRQSVVILLTDAFGDLNSLNRILARLRQLKCDVRLVQVIDPAEATFPFEGSVMFRDLEGGGDQIAVVDAIRSGYLAEFEQFQHQLGRIVGAMGGTRVVVESNSAFNHSLRCILERGNSSGR; this is encoded by the coding sequence ATGGAACAGCGACGAATCACTCCCGAGACGCTTTCAGGAATCGAGTCGCTGAAGCTGCGGACGAAAATCGTCGTCGAGGGACTTCTCAGCGGGAGTCATCGCGGACAGGATCGAGGATTCTCCGTCGACTTCGCCGAACACCGAGACTATTCCCCCGGAGATGATGTCCGATTTCTGGATTGGAAGCTCTCGGGTCGACGTGACCGATATTATGTCCGGCAGTTCGAGGACGAGAATCAACTGGCAGTGTCGATTGTGATCGACAACAGTGGCTCGATGACGTATTGCTCGCAGAGCTCGGAGATGTCAAAGCTTGAATATGCAATCACTCTGGCTGCTGCATTAATGTGGGTCACGTCGGAGCAGCGTGACGTGTCACGGCTGATGACATTCGACGGAGAACAGCATCTTGGCTCAATCTTCGGACGTGCTGGCTTACAGCGAGGGTTTGATGCACTTGAGGACATTCTGGAGTCAGCTACAGGTAGCAGCGATCAGAATTCTGAAGATGACGAAAACTGGATCGGCTTAGGAAAAGCGGTCGAGCGCATTAGCCGACAGTCCGTTGTGATTCTGTTGACGGATGCTTTCGGGGATCTCAATTCGCTGAATCGAATTCTTGCGAGGCTTCGACAACTTAAGTGTGATGTGCGGCTTGTTCAGGTGATCGACCCCGCCGAAGCAACGTTCCCATTCGAAGGGAGTGTCATGTTTCGGGATCTCGAAGGTGGAGGCGATCAGATTGCAGTCGTCGATGCCATTCGGTCCGGGTATCTGGCAGAGTTCGAACAGTTTCAACATCAGCTAGGCAGAATCGTGGGAGCCATGGGCGGAACACGCGTCGTGGTCGAATCGAACTCAGCATTCAATCATTCATTGCGTTGCATTCTCGAACGAGGAAACTCGAGTGGTCGATGA
- a CDS encoding glycosyltransferase family 39 protein, with protein sequence MVDDQIERPTRISLGQSNWLFGGAVFVIMWATLIAYYQFKFDLNIPPSTSGDEVDYDSLGWELAHGRGFRVDLNDPEFREPYDVAAQTSERFRLPHRESEISTTRPPFYPWAISYINRLVGRQFWGTRILDAAFVAATGALLAVCVRQDFGMTAAGLSIILFLGVDVRTRLYGRAILTEAMAMFFVSLICVVILKLRFHKFRSRIDDILFSVAIGLLIGFAVLVRTLMILWLPGICLLLLLIWMRLGFSAKRSALLVACAMSGVLLAIVPWCVRNIAVTGEFMPMGTQGLVQLSASFGDEVWESGGVWRNLEHSGFFDEVVSDDQTPVEREVAKAKWSRTQAKEWIFHQPGRAIALIPMKIKEEFRPRNLTEAVILCLFLLGIWPALWTSSGRVCLALLAINAIAIGATWSVEGRFLVPVLLPMHYVAVLGIVWIALMIPFAPLQRVFAQRQVREA encoded by the coding sequence GTGGTCGATGATCAGATCGAAAGGCCGACTCGAATAAGTCTCGGTCAGTCCAACTGGTTGTTTGGCGGAGCGGTCTTCGTGATCATGTGGGCAACACTGATCGCTTATTATCAGTTCAAATTTGATCTGAACATCCCTCCTTCAACTTCCGGCGATGAAGTCGACTACGATTCATTGGGTTGGGAACTTGCACACGGACGCGGGTTTCGAGTCGATCTCAACGACCCGGAATTCCGAGAGCCATATGACGTCGCAGCCCAAACTAGCGAACGATTTCGGCTCCCTCATCGGGAAAGCGAGATCAGTACGACGAGACCTCCGTTCTATCCATGGGCCATCAGCTACATCAACCGGTTGGTTGGTCGACAATTTTGGGGGACGCGTATTCTGGACGCAGCATTCGTCGCAGCGACGGGGGCATTGTTGGCGGTGTGTGTGCGGCAGGATTTCGGAATGACCGCTGCGGGGCTCTCGATCATCCTGTTTCTAGGAGTCGATGTTCGCACGCGACTCTACGGACGGGCCATTCTGACTGAAGCCATGGCGATGTTTTTCGTCTCATTGATTTGCGTCGTGATCCTGAAGTTACGCTTCCACAAATTTCGATCCCGCATCGATGACATTCTCTTTTCCGTTGCCATCGGTCTGCTCATTGGGTTCGCCGTGCTGGTCAGGACGCTGATGATTCTCTGGCTTCCGGGAATCTGTCTGCTCCTCCTGCTCATCTGGATGCGTCTGGGATTCTCAGCAAAGCGGTCTGCCCTGCTGGTCGCCTGTGCGATGTCTGGAGTGCTTCTCGCCATCGTTCCCTGGTGCGTTCGAAATATCGCAGTCACAGGAGAATTCATGCCCATGGGAACTCAAGGGCTCGTTCAACTTTCCGCGTCGTTTGGCGATGAAGTTTGGGAATCCGGCGGTGTCTGGCGAAACCTTGAGCACTCCGGATTCTTCGATGAAGTCGTCAGCGATGATCAGACGCCAGTCGAAAGAGAAGTCGCCAAAGCAAAGTGGAGTCGAACACAAGCGAAAGAATGGATCTTCCATCAACCGGGTCGTGCGATCGCTCTGATTCCGATGAAGATCAAAGAGGAGTTTCGGCCGAGAAACCTGACAGAGGCAGTCATCCTGTGCCTGTTTCTGCTCGGGATCTGGCCAGCACTCTGGACTTCGAGCGGAAGAGTTTGCTTGGCCTTGCTTGCGATTAACGCAATCGCCATCGGCGCGACATGGTCCGTCGAAGGCAGATTCCTCGTGCCGGTGCTCTTGCCGATGCACTACGTCGCTGTCTTGGGAATTGTCTGGATCGCGCTAATGATCCCATTCGCTCCACTGCAGAGAGTGTTCGCTCAGCGTCAAGTCCGTGAAGCCTGA
- a CDS encoding YiiX/YebB-like N1pC/P60 family cysteine hydrolase translates to MNSAIVRFLIAAFVLATASLGGANTTFADEKATPSVMVDANVVADIVDSCENGSLLFSQGDCLAVRCYTNSPYTHVGIVIEEGDQKIAYDSMNGVGVRKMSLEDYLTTQAPDTVHVFHPIRKLTASEAAELKGHLESQLGRPYSVKHHITGKRNAGLHCSEYVTDALVSIDWLKVSNPPRVSPASLAEGIELNAIYLVGPVYEVPGEIEPIPEPDGVCERIWVDVKLCTLQCCSKLSGWILCR, encoded by the coding sequence ATGAATTCCGCTATTGTGAGATTTCTGATCGCTGCGTTTGTGCTCGCCACTGCGTCACTTGGTGGCGCGAACACGACTTTCGCAGACGAAAAAGCAACGCCGAGCGTGATGGTCGACGCGAATGTCGTCGCCGACATCGTTGACTCGTGCGAAAATGGGTCGTTGCTTTTCAGTCAAGGTGATTGCCTGGCTGTTCGCTGTTACACAAACAGCCCGTATACGCATGTTGGTATCGTCATAGAAGAAGGTGATCAGAAGATCGCTTATGACAGTATGAATGGAGTCGGCGTCCGGAAGATGAGTCTCGAAGACTATCTGACGACTCAAGCTCCGGACACGGTGCACGTTTTTCATCCCATCCGCAAACTCACTGCGTCAGAAGCCGCAGAACTCAAGGGACATCTGGAATCACAGCTCGGTCGACCGTATTCGGTGAAACATCACATCACGGGAAAACGCAATGCCGGCCTTCACTGTTCTGAATACGTGACGGATGCTCTCGTCTCCATTGACTGGCTGAAAGTCAGCAATCCTCCGAGAGTTTCCCCAGCGAGCCTCGCTGAAGGAATCGAACTCAACGCGATCTATCTGGTTGGCCCGGTCTATGAAGTTCCCGGTGAGATTGAGCCCATTCCTGAACCAGATGGAGTCTGCGAGCGAATCTGGGTCGACGTGAAGTTATGCACGCTTCAATGTTGCTCGAAGCTGTCCGGCTGGATTCTCTGCCGGTAG
- the groES gene encoding co-chaperone GroES, whose amino-acid sequence MAKKAKSTGGTKIVPLGDKVVLKRQVAEDTTAGGIVLPDSAKDKPQRGEVVAIGDGHTRDDGEKVPLTVKEGDRVIFSSYAGDEIKVGDEEYLLLRESDILATY is encoded by the coding sequence ATGGCGAAGAAGGCCAAATCGACAGGCGGAACGAAAATTGTCCCGCTGGGCGACAAAGTTGTGCTGAAAAGACAGGTTGCTGAGGACACAACCGCAGGTGGAATCGTTCTTCCTGATTCCGCAAAAGACAAACCACAACGAGGCGAAGTGGTCGCAATCGGCGATGGGCATACCCGTGACGATGGCGAGAAAGTTCCGCTGACAGTCAAAGAAGGAGATCGAGTGATCTTCAGCTCTTACGCTGGCGACGAAATCAAAGTCGGCGACGAAGAGTACCTCTTGCTGCGTGAGAGCGATATTCTCGCGACCTACTAG